The Strigops habroptila isolate Jane chromosome 8, bStrHab1.2.pri, whole genome shotgun sequence genome includes a window with the following:
- the PAQR9 gene encoding LOW QUALITY PROTEIN: membrane progestin receptor epsilon (The sequence of the model RefSeq protein was modified relative to this genomic sequence to represent the inferred CDS: inserted 2 bases in 1 codon), translating to MSDAAGGGGGGGGEAAAAAAVPAQSHRGSSAGGCGSGGSTSPGWRRXARRRAAGGGPGVAGVLGAGGDGSMPAGEGDKEEAAPPARPAALLRWDEVPEDFVECFILSGYRRLHCSAQECLASVLQPTNETLNFWTHFIPLLLFLSRFGKLLLLRGAGDVPFHHPALLPLWCYASGVLLTFAMSCTAHLFSCLSPRLRATFFYLDYASISYYGFASTVAYSYYLLPGLSLLDASAMSHYVQQRLGWQLDCSLPIAVYRVLVLPVALALAVGCTAACCRSRAACCAYPFAVRTFVFAMPLSMACPIMLESLFFDLRTRNPTLFVYFYRRYFWLLVAAFFNVSKIPERIQPGLFDIVGHSHQLFHIFTFLSIYDQVHYVEDGLAEFLKAPLAAPTYLGTVGYMLLLTICLAVVVRRFLNVADLCKQD from the exons ATGAGTGATGCTgccgggggcggcggcggcggcggcggagaagcagcagcagcagcagcagtaccaGCGCAGAGCCACCGCGGCTCCTCCGCCGGCGGCTGCGGGAGCGGCGGCTCTACCTCGCCCGGgtggcggcg ggcgcggcggcgggcggcgggcggcgggccgGGGGTGGCCGGGGTGCTCGGGGCCGGCGGGGACGGCAGCATGCCGGCGGGCGAGGGGGACAAGGAGGAGGCGGCGCCGCCAGCTCGCCCCGCCGCCCTGCTGCGGTGGGACGAGGTGCCAGAGGACTTCGTGGAGTGCTTCATCCTCTCTGGCTACCGGCGGCTGCACTGCTCGGCGCAGGAGTGCTTGGCCTCGGTGCTGCAGCCCACCAATGAGACCCTCAATTTCTGGACCCACTTcatcccactgctgctcttcctcagccGGTTcgggaagctgctgctgctgcgagGCGCTGGGGATGTGCCTTTCCAccaccctgccctgctgcccctCTGGTGCTATGCTTCAGGCGTGCTGCTCACCTTCGCCATGAGCTGCACGGCCCACCTCTTCAGCTGCCTCTCCCCACGCCTCCGTGCCACCTTCTTCTACCTGGACTACGCCTCCATCAGCTACTATGGTTTTGCCAGCACTGTGGCCTACTCCTACTAcctgctgccagggctgagccTGCTGGACGCCAGCGCCATGAGCCACTACGTGCAGCAGCggctgggctggcagctggACTGCAGCCTGCCCATCGCAGTCTACcgtgtgctggtgctgcccgTGGCCCTGGCGCTGGCCGTGGGCTGCACAGCCGCCTGCTGCCGCAGCCGCGCTGCCTGCTGCGCCTACCCGTTTGCCGTGCGCACCTTTGTCTTTGCCATGCCGCTGAGCATGGCCTGCCCCATCATGCTGGAGAGCCTCTTCTTTGACCTCCGCACCCGCAACCCCACGCTCTTCGTCTACTTCTACCGGCGCTACTTTTGGCTGCTGGTGGCCGCCTTTTTCAACGTCAGCAAAATCCCCGAGCGGATCCAGCCGGGGCTCTTTGACATCGTGGGGCACAGCCACCAGCTTTTCCACATCTTCACCTTCCTTAGCATCTACGACCAGGTTCACTATGTGGAGGATGGGCTGGCTGAATTCCTCAAGGCACCTCTGGCTGCTCCCACCTACCTGGGCACTGTGGGATATATGCTGCTCCTGACAATCTGCCTGGCTGTGGTCGTCAGGAGGTTCCTCAATGTCGCAGACCTCTGCAAGCAGGACTAG